The region AGGTCGCGCCATCAAAAGTATTGTCCGTAAAAGGTAGGCTCAAAACATTGCCCTCTTGCCATGTCAGACATTTCTGGATTTTCGGCAAATAGTTTTTGGCTTTATCGGCAGCGATCGCTAATAGTTCTTTAGAGAAATCAACGCCAATCGCTTTGCCAGTAGGCGCAACTTTTTGAGCAACTAAAGCCGTCATATCTCCAGAGCCACAGCAAAGATCAAGCCATTTTTCACCTTGTTGTGGTTCACACCAACGCAATGCCATTTTCTTCCAGATCCGATGCTGACCTAAACTCAAGAGATCATTGAAGCGATCGTAAACTGGAGCAATGCGATCGAAAATCTGTTGAATATCAGTTTCCGAAGGTTGAGACATGGTGTTACCTAAAATCTAAAACTGAGCAATGGTAGATGTGGGCGCAACGCGCCCACATCTACCATTGTAAGCATAATCGCTGAGTGGATTGGTATGCACGAGTTTTATCATCATGCAACAATGTAATACTAGTAGTACTAGATATTGGCAGTAAAATATTTGCCCTAACTATGCAAAAACTTTGGTCTAGTAAAAGCAAGCGATCGCAGCCATTGCCCCCAGAAGGCGAAGATGATACTTCACCAGCAGTAGAGGCAGAGATCTTAGATCATGAAGCCTCCACTTCTTCGGATGGCGGTTTGAAATATTTCTCAAAATTGCTGAAGAAACCTTTTAAATTGTCAATCTCTGCATCTTGGTTGTTTTTTGCTTTGGGAGTAGGTGGAGTCACTATTGTGACAATAATTGGATTGCAGTATCTTACAGCTCCTGAATCAAACCCAGATAGTAACCTTGCCTGTAAATCAAAAATTAATGGAGATTGGCAAACCCCCTTTGGTAAGTTGACTTTGCAAGAACAGAGCGAAAATCTAGTTTCAGGGAAATACGAATATGCAAATTTTGAACGCGGCAAAATTGCGGGTGAGTTCACAGGTAAATTGACTAACAATGTGATTTCCTTTGACTGGAAAGAGACTCCCAAACAGCAACCACAACAACAAGGGAAAGGCGTTCTCGTTTTTGGTGAAGGCTGTAAAGAGTTTTATGGTAGCTATGGGACTGGGGAAAGCACCAACAATTTTGGTAACTGGCAAGGCTCTCGTTTGACAAAATAATCTTTTCTTGATCAGTTTGATGGCGCAAAGATGCGCCGTCAAACACATAATTTTCATGTTTTTGCTATGTCTAATTCTCCTTACCTATTGCTGGTCGAAACTAGCGCCATTATTCAGACCAATCCAAATACTTGGCAGGCGATCGCAAAATTAGGGGAATGCCTTTTGCCAGAAGTTGTGGCGATTGAAATTAAAAATATAGCTAATGGTAAAGCTGAAGGTAACGAGTCAACGGCAAAACAATTTCAAAATTCGTCAGACTTAAATTGGCAAATTACAACCCTAACAGCCAAACATGCTGACTTAGTGATTAGAACTACTCAAAATCTCAGTCGTCAGGCAAGGTTGATGATCAATGTTGCTCAAAGTGCTGTTGGGGTAGCGAATGCTCATCCAAAACAATGCGTAGTTTTAATTTCTGATGAAATATCATTGCGCGATCGCATTGCTAAACTAGACTTCAAGAACCTATGTGCGATTCCCTCCGCTGTCGCCCGACAATGGTCTAGAACCGAGCAAGCACCACCCATTGTGTATCAGTCAATTAAATATTTACAAAAACAAATATCTGAACCAGCTAATCAATTTCCACGTCAAACAGATACTATATATCTAAGTACTTTTAACTCAAGAGCTAAAGCTGAGCAAAAAACAAAAGATAAGCTAAAAGACAAAATAAACTATAGACAAATTGCGATAAGTCTTGTGAAATTTGGGCTGACAACAATATTTTTCGTTGCGATCGTATTACTTGGATGGCGGCTAACTCAGCCACAACAATTTCAACAGTTCTGGAAAAAGAATAGTTTGCCGCCTTTACCAAAAGTTTTGGATCAACCCAATCAACCCAAGAAAAATTAACAAATTTATTCCCTCATATCATTTCCCCAAAAAGACGCTGTTGACAAATAGGGATGCAAACTAAGGACATGGGCGACACTAAAACAGAATCCTTTGAGTTAATCGAAAAGCTAAATGAGATCGGCATTGCGCTCTCGGCAGAAAAAAATACGCCCAAATTGCTAGAGATGATTTTGAGAGGAGCAAAAACCATCTTAAATGCTGATGGTGGGACGCTATATCTAGCAACTGAGGATAAAAAGCATCTCCATTTTGAAATCATTATGAATGACTCACTGGGAATCATGATGGGAGCCAAGCTAGGAGAACCAATTCCTTTTCCTGCTTTGCCTCTCTATGATGACGAGGGTAATCCTAACAATACTATGGTGGCAGCCCATGCCGCCATACACAAAAAAACAATTAATATTCCTGATGCCTATGTTGCTGAGGGATTTGACTTTGCGGGAACGAGAGCTTTTGACACCCAAATGGGCTACCGATCAAAGTCATTTCTGACTCTACCCATGCTCAATCATGAAAATGAATTGATTGGAGTGATACAACTAATCAATGCCAAAGGGTCTAAAGACAATCAGATTATTGAATTTTCCAAGGTCTCTCAGCGCATCGGCGAATCTTTAGCATCCCAAGCCGCGATCGCCTTAACTAACAACAAATTGATCGGCCAATTCCGTGAATTATTTGAGTCATTTATTAACCTGATGTCAGAGGCGATCGACAAAAAATCGCCATATAACGGTGCTCACTGCCGTCGCGTCCCAACCCTAACGATGATGATCGCTGACGCTGCTTGCCAAGCTAATTATGGCATCTTTAAAGACTTTGAATTAGATGAGGATGAACGGTACGAACTGAGAATTGCGGGATTACTTCATGATTGTGGTAAGGTCACTACTCCAGTACATGTGATCGATAAAGCTACGAAGCTAGAAACAATTTTTGATCGTATTCACTTAATCAATACTCGCTTTGAAATATTGAAACGGGATGCCGAAATTCGTTTCCTCAATCAAAAAACTGCGGCGATCGAGTCCGCCAATCTCAGTGTCATTCCAGAGTTAGAAGAAGCATTTCAGCAAAAACTTGCCCAATATTCTAGCGATCAAGATTTTCTTCGTACTTGCAATATTGGTGGAGAATTTATGAGCGATGAATATAAAGAACGCTTGCAAATAATCGCGTCCTATCGCTGGATTGATCCTAAAGGGGTAGAGGTAAATTTCTTGACTGAGGATGAAGTATACAACCTAAATATTTCAAGAGGAACACTTACTGCTGAAGAGCGCAAAACTATCAATGATCACATTGTGGTCACAATAGAAATGCTTGAGAAACTACCCTATCCGCGCAATCTCCGTCGTGTGCCAGAATATGCTGGCGGACACCATGAACGTATGGACGGTAAAGGCTATCCGAAAGGACTAACCCGCGAACAAATGTCTTTACCTGCAAGAATGATGGGAATAGCAGATATTTTTGAAGCACTTAGCGCTAAAGATCGTCCCTATAAAAAAGGCAAAACTTTGACTGAATGCCTTCAAATACTAGGTAATATGAGGATAAATAATCATATTGATCCTGATCTATTTGATCTATTTGTCAGCGAAAAAGTTTATCTGCGCTATGCCAACGAATATCTTGATCCTGATCAGATTGATGATGTAGATGAAAATAAGATCCCTGGTTACACCCCACCTTTTGCCTACTTTTTTGATACCTAGACGAAAAAACACAAAAGCTAGTGGCGGCGCTGAGCACCGCCACTAGCTTTTGCCTCAATAAGTTTGCTAGCTATACTGGCTAGAAAACTGCTATAAGATATTGTCTGTTTTGCAGATTATTTGCCAAAAAAAATTGATTTTGTACCTATTTATGTTCGCCCAGTTTCGATCTCAATATCCGCAAGGTCGTATCCAGACAGAGATGCTACCTAAAATAGATGGGCTTCATGCTTTTAGGGCAATCGTCTCTGAAGGAGATGCGATCATGGGCACTGCTACGGCTGTCGATAGTGATCTCGAAATAGCTGAAGATCGGGCAGTAAAGCGTGCCCTTGCGATCGCAGGACTTGCATTTGACAATAGTTTTGATAATAACTACGGCAATTATGGGGGGCGATCGCCTATGCTAACGCAGGTATCGCGGGAGTCATCGATCAACTCCCTTCCATCCGCTAACTTTAATGCTCTAGGGGCAGGGGGATCAGGTCCAATCGCTGAGCATAACGATTCTCTACACTTAATGCATTCGACACAGACTATTCAAGCTGAATCAGCCATAGACTATGCCACTGAATATGGAGGACATGATCATCTACCCGAAGCTGATGTAGCGTTAGCTTCTTTATCGCATCCGACGGAGACAATATCTACACCAAGCAAGTCCTCAGCACCCCAAATTTCACCTGAGCCTGTTGATCTATCAGATGCAATTTCTAAAATCGATGTGGAGATGGAGCGGCTAAGTTGGACAAAAACACAGGGTCGCGATTATTTGGTGAGGACTTTTGATAAAAAGTCACGTCAGCAATTAACCAATGATGAGCTGTTACAATTTCTCAGTCATTTAAAATCGCTACCAACACCACATCGACAGGTAGCAAATGACGATTTCTTCTAAAATTATTTATTAAAACCCGCTATAAAAACTCGCTCAGCGAGTTTTTGTAAATCCAAGGCATCTGTGCATGAAATCTCTCAATTTCAAAGAAGAACTTAGTCTGCTGATCCGCGCTAAATGTCCGATTATTTATATCGTGACATGGGAAGAAGAACGTGCTGAAAAGGCGATCGCCCAAGTTGCGCAGGAATGTGGGCCACCCCGTCAGATGCTCTATTACGATCTCGTGCGTGGTTTTGAGCATAATCAAGAAGGCAAAAATAATCTGCTGCAAGCCTTGCAAATTGTTGAAAATAGCAATCGACAAACAGCTACTATTTATGTGTTTCGAGATTTGCATCGACGCTTAGCCTCGCAACGACTAGATGAGATTTTAGTCCGCCAACTTCGCAATCTCTATCGGAATTTTCGCAATTCACGGAAGACTTTGATTTTGTTGAGTCCCTTGCTAGAGATGCCATCGGAACTCGAAGAACAGGTTGCGGTGCTTTATTTCCCATTACCTGAAAACACAGAAATTCGGAATATCATCGAACAGATGATTCCACCTGAACAGTTGCGAATGGAAGGGAACAGCCTTGAACAATTGATTAAAGCTTGTATGGGTATGACCCGCGATCGCATCTGCCATACTTTATCTAAATCAATTGTGCAGAAACATTTTCTCAATGAATCAGATATTGATCGGGTTTTAATTGAGAAGCAAAAACGGATTCGCCAAACGGAGTTTTTAGAATTTTTTACGCCAAATGAAACGCTAGATAGTATTGGGGGATTGGATAATTTCAAGCTGTGGCTGATGCAGCGTCAGCAAGCCTTTTCTGATGAAGCGAGAGCTTTTGGCTTACCGAATCCTCGCGGCGTTTTGCTACTAGGTATTCAAGGCACAGGTAAGAGTCTCTGTGCGAAGGCGATCGCTAATCTTTGGCGGTTGCCACTATTACGATTAGATGTGGGCCGCTTATTTGGTAGTTTGGTCGGACAGTCTGAAAGCCGTACCCGCCAAACGATTCAGCTAGCTGAAGCCCTTGCACCTTGCATTCTCTGGATTGATGAAATCGATAAGGCTTTTGGAGGTATCTCTAATAGCACAGGCGATTCGGGAACCAGTCAGCGTGTATTGGGAACGCTACTAACATGGATGCAGGAAAAATCTAGTCCCGTATTTGTCGTTGCTACAGCAAATAATATCCATGCTTTGCCACCTGAATTATTGCGGAAAGGGCGATTTGATGAATTGTTCTTTATCAATTTACCCACCTATGAGGAACGCAAAGAAATATTCTTGCTCCATTTGAAACGGTTTCGTCCAACGGAATTACATAATTTCGACATTGATCAAATGTCCGCAATTTCTAAGGAGTTTAGTGGTGCAGAAATCGAACAGGCGATTGTGGAAGGTATGTACCGCGCTTTCCATCAGCAGCGCGATGTTAATACCGAGGATATTTTAGGTGCGATCGCAGAAACTTATCCTTTAGCTAGTACAGCTAGGGAGCAGATTAGTTTCATGCAAGCATGGGCAACTCAAGGAAGAGCGCGGAGTGCTTCACGGGGTGAAGTAATTGATATACCAAATGATAAATTAAGCGTGAAATTAGGCGATATTACTTTGATGGACAATGCAACTAAAGCTATAGCCGACAAGTCAAGAAGTAAACATCGTCCTTTACCTTTACCTCCTTTACCTCAAATTAAATCCAGTTCTGACTCATGACCTCCAATCCTGTGCCATCCTTTGAAAATCCAGATTTGCCTCAGTTGCAGGCAATCAAGGCGCATTTGGATTTAGTGCTGCTTGCCCTAGAGTCATTGACGGGACTTGGTTCTGATGAGATGTTGGCGGTTGCCGAAAAGTTGGGATTTGAAGAGATTTTAAGCGATCGCATTACACTTTGGCGCTTGCGACAGGCTAGCCCATTACGCAAGGGCAAAGGGCGCAAAAAGCTAGATGTTGATGAAGCAAGGGCTATGACTTTAATTAGTTGTACATTAGCAGCACAGCAACAATTTGCGATTCGCAATGCAGTTGCTCAGTTAGAGAAATGTACGGCTCTAAAGCGTGCACCCCACCGCGAACCAATTTTGGGTGATTATCTTGATCGCTTTAATAGTCTGTATCAAGAGCGGATGGCTGAGGACGAGCAAGCTAAACCTGAGGAGATCCAACGTTTAGCCTTAAAACTATTAATCGATCTATTGTTTTACAGCTCCCAAATTGGCTCTCGTCGCTTGTGGGTGGCTTTGTTTGAGCGATCGCACTAAGAGTTTTTTGTAGTGCCTTAAGGTGAATTCAAAAAAGTCGCAATCGGTTATAGTGATACTCAAGTTACAAATATTAATTTTAAAAGAAACTGGAGAGGTATTAATGACCATTTCTATGTATCAGGTTGCAGTTCCTTCCCTAGTGCGATCGCTGAATAATCTAGTCGCCATTTTAGAAAAGGGAGCGGCTCATGCTGAAGCAAAAAAAATTGATCCCTCTGTACTCATAGCGAGTCGTTTGTATCCTGATATGTTACCGCTCAGCCGTCAAGTGCAAATTGCTTCGGATATTGCTAGACGCGGTGTAGCAAGGTTGGCTGGTGCAGAAGCACCTGCATTAGAAGATAAAGAAACTACGTTTGCGGAACTATGCGATCGGCTTAAGAATGTACTTGCATTCATTGAGTCTTTCACTCCCGAACAGATTGATGGCTCGGAAGAGAAAGTAATTACTTTGCCTATTGGTAAAGAAACAATGACTTTTGCGGGACAAGCCTATTTACTGTTCTTCATTTTGCCAAATGTCTATTTCCATGTGGCAACTGCCTATGACATTCTCAGGCATTGCGGTGTTGAGCTAGGCAAACTTGATTTCTTGGGCGCTCGTAAGTAATAGACCTATCTGACACCGATAGTATTAGATAGTTTTTTTGTCATTGCCCAAACCCAGTAATGGCGGTGCTTCTCGCTGCCATTACTGGGTAAGGGTTTTATACCAAAACACAA is a window of Pseudanabaena sp. BC1403 DNA encoding:
- the ubiE gene encoding bifunctional demethylmenaquinone methyltransferase/2-methoxy-6-polyprenyl-1,4-benzoquinol methylase UbiE, which gives rise to MSQPSETDIQQIFDRIAPVYDRFNDLLSLGQHRIWKKMALRWCEPQQGEKWLDLCCGSGDMTALVAQKVAPTGKAIGVDFSKELLAIAADKAKNYLPKIQKCLTWQEGNVLSLPFTDNTFDGATLAYGLRNVANIPQCLTELHRVLKNGATAAILDFHRPSDHLMQSFQDFYLDRVVVPLADRFAMTEEYAYIAPSLARFPIGAEQVKLARAAGFAQATHYAIANGMMGILVLQKN
- a CDS encoding HD domain-containing phosphohydrolase; amino-acid sequence: MGDTKTESFELIEKLNEIGIALSAEKNTPKLLEMILRGAKTILNADGGTLYLATEDKKHLHFEIIMNDSLGIMMGAKLGEPIPFPALPLYDDEGNPNNTMVAAHAAIHKKTINIPDAYVAEGFDFAGTRAFDTQMGYRSKSFLTLPMLNHENELIGVIQLINAKGSKDNQIIEFSKVSQRIGESLASQAAIALTNNKLIGQFRELFESFINLMSEAIDKKSPYNGAHCRRVPTLTMMIADAACQANYGIFKDFELDEDERYELRIAGLLHDCGKVTTPVHVIDKATKLETIFDRIHLINTRFEILKRDAEIRFLNQKTAAIESANLSVIPELEEAFQQKLAQYSSDQDFLRTCNIGGEFMSDEYKERLQIIASYRWIDPKGVEVNFLTEDEVYNLNISRGTLTAEERKTINDHIVVTIEMLEKLPYPRNLRRVPEYAGGHHERMDGKGYPKGLTREQMSLPARMMGIADIFEALSAKDRPYKKGKTLTECLQILGNMRINNHIDPDLFDLFVSEKVYLRYANEYLDPDQIDDVDENKIPGYTPPFAYFFDT
- a CDS encoding AAA family ATPase, coding for MKSLNFKEELSLLIRAKCPIIYIVTWEEERAEKAIAQVAQECGPPRQMLYYDLVRGFEHNQEGKNNLLQALQIVENSNRQTATIYVFRDLHRRLASQRLDEILVRQLRNLYRNFRNSRKTLILLSPLLEMPSELEEQVAVLYFPLPENTEIRNIIEQMIPPEQLRMEGNSLEQLIKACMGMTRDRICHTLSKSIVQKHFLNESDIDRVLIEKQKRIRQTEFLEFFTPNETLDSIGGLDNFKLWLMQRQQAFSDEARAFGLPNPRGVLLLGIQGTGKSLCAKAIANLWRLPLLRLDVGRLFGSLVGQSESRTRQTIQLAEALAPCILWIDEIDKAFGGISNSTGDSGTSQRVLGTLLTWMQEKSSPVFVVATANNIHALPPELLRKGRFDELFFINLPTYEERKEIFLLHLKRFRPTELHNFDIDQMSAISKEFSGAEIEQAIVEGMYRAFHQQRDVNTEDILGAIAETYPLASTAREQISFMQAWATQGRARSASRGEVIDIPNDKLSVKLGDITLMDNATKAIADKSRSKHRPLPLPPLPQIKSSSDS
- a CDS encoding DUF3038 domain-containing protein; translation: MTSNPVPSFENPDLPQLQAIKAHLDLVLLALESLTGLGSDEMLAVAEKLGFEEILSDRITLWRLRQASPLRKGKGRKKLDVDEARAMTLISCTLAAQQQFAIRNAVAQLEKCTALKRAPHREPILGDYLDRFNSLYQERMAEDEQAKPEEIQRLALKLLIDLLFYSSQIGSRRLWVALFERSH
- a CDS encoding DUF1993 family protein, translating into MTISMYQVAVPSLVRSLNNLVAILEKGAAHAEAKKIDPSVLIASRLYPDMLPLSRQVQIASDIARRGVARLAGAEAPALEDKETTFAELCDRLKNVLAFIESFTPEQIDGSEEKVITLPIGKETMTFAGQAYLLFFILPNVYFHVATAYDILRHCGVELGKLDFLGARK